One region of Metallosphaera sedula DSM 5348 genomic DNA includes:
- a CDS encoding Rieske 2Fe-2S domain-containing protein, which produces MDRRDFLRLSLILGGAIAVSPLITPVLDYMGYYYGELKSISPKYLVANNSQGLEGFPRYKVANISQLQGSCPVYFFTYPLTDEPCFLVDFNKLNNMKDVEFKNPYANQFRINTNFKDIVGVGPKNSICAFSAVCVHLGCQLPAQALVSSSSDPGLNPSTSILHCPCHGSMYQLDQGGVVVGGPAPRPLPMVLLEYDETTGDIYAVGTNAPYFSEAVPRRRPRDNLIYDPRYSYSVPSNPACVRVSYWRNRKGPGLTGSWSGSTRGQVYMVTP; this is translated from the coding sequence TTGGACAGAAGGGACTTTCTTAGGTTGAGTCTTATCCTGGGAGGGGCCATTGCGGTCTCTCCCCTGATTACCCCTGTTCTAGATTACATGGGATACTATTACGGAGAGCTGAAGTCCATTTCGCCTAAGTATCTCGTGGCTAACAACTCACAGGGATTAGAGGGGTTTCCTAGGTACAAGGTCGCCAACATAAGCCAGCTCCAGGGAAGCTGTCCGGTTTACTTCTTTACGTATCCTCTCACGGATGAGCCGTGCTTTCTCGTGGACTTTAACAAGCTAAATAACATGAAGGATGTGGAGTTCAAGAATCCCTACGCAAACCAGTTCAGGATTAACACCAACTTTAAGGACATTGTAGGAGTTGGACCAAAGAACTCGATATGCGCCTTCTCCGCGGTTTGCGTGCACCTAGGGTGCCAGCTTCCAGCGCAAGCCCTAGTCTCAAGCTCTAGCGACCCTGGGCTAAATCCTTCAACCTCAATCCTGCACTGTCCGTGTCACGGTTCCATGTATCAACTGGATCAGGGCGGGGTGGTGGTAGGTGGCCCAGCTCCTAGGCCCCTTCCAATGGTTCTTCTAGAATACGATGAAACAACTGGCGACATTTATGCCGTGGGGACGAATGCCCCGTACTTCTCTGAGGCTGTGCCCAGGAGAAGGCCAAGGGATAACTTGATCTACGACCCTAGGTACAGTTACTCGGTACCCTCAAACCCTGCATGTGTGAGGGTGAGTTATTGGAGGAACAGGAAGGGACCTGGCTTGACAGGGTCCTGGAGTGGCTCGACGAGAGGACAGGTCTATATGGTCACACCATAA
- a CDS encoding sulfocyanin, with amino-acid sequence MSKAVSPMFSYVVAFIVAVVVLSAAIISIYQFHTLSSPSTTNTTSSGPTKVTLPVISSNKTVVISLVALSSASTFNLNGTSFGQMTIYIPAGYNVEVEFTNQESLQHNLLLVMNNTATPNAADLASDGKILLYVGTTSSAYTLQGLSSGQTALGVYGPMAPGTYWLACGISGHAESGMWVNLVVSQNVTAPYAVG; translated from the coding sequence ATGAGTAAGGCAGTCTCTCCCATGTTTTCCTATGTCGTAGCTTTCATAGTGGCTGTGGTAGTATTGTCTGCAGCTATCATTTCAATTTATCAATTCCACACCCTCTCCTCTCCCTCCACTACTAATACCACGAGCTCAGGGCCCACAAAGGTGACACTCCCGGTTATCTCGTCAAATAAGACAGTGGTCATATCACTGGTCGCATTATCTTCAGCGTCTACCTTCAACCTCAATGGAACTTCTTTCGGGCAGATGACGATTTACATACCCGCCGGTTATAACGTCGAGGTAGAGTTCACCAACCAGGAGTCACTTCAACACAACCTTCTCCTGGTTATGAACAACACTGCCACTCCTAACGCAGCAGACTTGGCCAGCGATGGGAAAATATTGCTTTACGTAGGGACCACTTCGTCAGCCTATACGCTTCAGGGACTTTCCTCCGGTCAGACTGCATTGGGTGTTTACGGACCCATGGCACCAGGAACATATTGGCTAGCTTGCGGAATTTCAGGTCATGCAGAATCAGGGATGTGGGTCAATCTCGTCGTATCCCAGAACGTCACTGCCCCTTACGCCGTGGGGTAG
- a CDS encoding cbb3-type cytochrome c oxidase subunit I — protein sequence MGKLGRIKEILKIALTTTSAHDIGIMYIVLGIISLITGSAYAALIRDQLTLNNVGAVDYYNAVSLHGIFMIFFMVMPISTGFANYLVPRMIGAHDLYWPKINALSFWILVPAVFMSIIAPLFGPINTGWYMYAPLSTDLQVNGGFGVTLVEVALMIAGVSSTLTGINFLMTILRLRKIPFFKMSLFTWSWFATSILLMVALPPLTAGLVMAFLERMWNLPFFNAALGGNPLLWQNVFWFFGHPEVYILILPAMGLVGEVLPRAVGRQIYGYKALALSSMAIAFLSVLGVWMHHMFTAIDSDVVREIAAATTMAIAIPSGVKVVNWTITFYGGKVRFSALTIGMIGFITLFLVGGITGVFFPLIPVDLAFNGTYLVVGHFHYMVFAILVGLLSGLLYYFPYFTGKWFDQELARTSMFMIVVGAFVVATGMSIDGVLGMPRRYAVVPAPVYQPFQNLVTVGGFVEGIGLLLAFGTLLYAWVRGPPVKNLDPWNSEQLIGIPDFTLRPIALPLSFGKEMDGTTPEHRHGSYFPSLLGLLLCFPPLGFMLILAGITIPGIFMVLAFIGVGMAWLYNDYFRQIKPMPGLGGFGLTKMLSSTPTGSTGALGGVENPTIQENGVEIARRAKTPVLFFIIAEIFLFGSFIGGYIYDVNETPTVASLPRLPVDWYPLPLIMTVVLLSSSIPAHLAYHNFLKGRIKMFKILGALTTLMGFSFLMGQVYEFTHIVKFTPQQDVYSAFFFSIVSLHAFHVIMGLVLWTITLLRTRITIPYQLSTGASYYWHFVDAVWVVVFTMLYLQLPIYHP from the coding sequence ATGGGAAAGTTAGGCAGAATTAAGGAAATTCTTAAGATAGCCCTAACCACTACAAGTGCCCACGACATAGGAATCATGTACATTGTGCTAGGTATAATAAGTCTTATCACAGGTTCCGCTTACGCAGCGCTGATCAGGGATCAACTAACGTTGAATAACGTGGGTGCGGTTGACTACTATAATGCCGTGTCTCTACACGGCATATTTATGATCTTCTTCATGGTGATGCCGATCTCGACTGGTTTCGCTAACTACCTAGTTCCTAGAATGATTGGTGCGCACGATCTGTACTGGCCCAAGATAAATGCCCTGTCCTTCTGGATACTGGTACCGGCAGTCTTCATGAGCATAATTGCGCCCCTGTTCGGGCCTATAAACACTGGATGGTACATGTATGCGCCTCTAAGCACAGACCTTCAGGTAAACGGGGGTTTCGGCGTTACTCTCGTTGAGGTAGCGTTAATGATAGCGGGGGTATCTTCTACTCTTACGGGGATAAATTTCCTCATGACAATCCTTAGACTGAGGAAAATCCCCTTCTTCAAGATGTCTCTTTTCACTTGGTCATGGTTTGCGACCTCTATTCTTCTAATGGTAGCCCTGCCACCCTTAACAGCAGGTCTAGTCATGGCGTTTCTGGAGAGGATGTGGAACCTTCCGTTCTTCAATGCTGCCCTTGGTGGAAACCCGCTCCTGTGGCAGAACGTATTCTGGTTCTTCGGACACCCAGAGGTATATATTCTCATTTTGCCGGCCATGGGGCTGGTCGGTGAGGTTCTTCCAAGGGCCGTGGGAAGACAGATTTACGGATATAAGGCGTTAGCCCTATCGTCAATGGCAATAGCCTTCCTGTCAGTTCTGGGAGTTTGGATGCATCATATGTTCACGGCAATAGATAGTGATGTGGTAAGGGAAATAGCTGCGGCAACGACCATGGCCATTGCCATACCCTCTGGAGTAAAGGTGGTGAACTGGACTATTACCTTCTATGGAGGGAAAGTTAGGTTCTCAGCCCTAACCATAGGAATGATAGGTTTCATCACGCTGTTCCTGGTGGGTGGAATCACAGGAGTCTTCTTCCCGCTTATACCTGTGGACCTAGCCTTCAATGGTACCTATCTAGTAGTGGGACATTTCCATTACATGGTCTTTGCCATACTCGTGGGTTTGTTAAGCGGTTTGCTCTACTATTTCCCCTACTTCACTGGGAAGTGGTTTGATCAGGAACTGGCCAGGACCTCAATGTTCATGATAGTTGTTGGGGCTTTCGTTGTAGCCACGGGAATGAGTATTGACGGAGTCTTGGGCATGCCCAGGAGATACGCCGTGGTGCCGGCCCCTGTCTATCAGCCCTTCCAGAATCTAGTCACGGTAGGAGGTTTCGTGGAGGGGATTGGTCTACTGCTAGCCTTCGGGACTCTACTCTACGCCTGGGTTAGGGGGCCCCCTGTTAAGAACCTGGATCCCTGGAATTCAGAACAGCTCATAGGGATACCAGACTTCACGCTCAGGCCCATTGCCCTACCGCTATCCTTTGGGAAGGAGATGGATGGCACAACCCCTGAGCATAGGCATGGCTCCTATTTCCCTTCACTGTTGGGGTTGCTGTTGTGCTTCCCACCACTGGGCTTCATGTTAATCCTAGCAGGTATAACTATCCCCGGAATTTTCATGGTTTTAGCCTTCATAGGAGTGGGAATGGCTTGGCTATATAACGACTACTTCAGGCAAATTAAGCCAATGCCAGGGCTTGGGGGTTTCGGACTAACCAAGATGTTGAGCTCAACGCCAACAGGGTCCACTGGTGCCCTGGGAGGGGTTGAGAACCCAACGATCCAGGAGAACGGGGTCGAGATCGCCAGGAGGGCGAAGACGCCTGTCCTCTTCTTCATCATAGCTGAGATATTCCTATTTGGAAGCTTCATAGGCGGTTACATCTATGACGTGAACGAGACTCCGACGGTGGCTAGCCTACCAAGGTTACCTGTAGATTGGTATCCTCTTCCCCTGATCATGACGGTGGTTCTATTATCAAGTTCGATTCCAGCTCATCTCGCGTATCATAACTTCCTAAAGGGTAGGATCAAGATGTTCAAGATACTGGGTGCATTGACTACCCTGATGGGATTCTCGTTCCTAATGGGACAGGTATACGAGTTCACGCATATAGTCAAGTTCACTCCACAACAGGACGTATACTCAGCATTCTTCTTCAGCATAGTGTCACTCCACGCATTTCACGTTATAATGGGGCTAGTTCTCTGGACAATTACCCTACTTAGGACCAGGATCACCATCCCATACCAGCTATCCACAGGGGCATCCTACTACTGGCACTTCGTTGACGCTGTATGGGTGGTCGTATTCACTATGCTTTACTTGCAACTACCAATCTATCACCCGTGA
- a CDS encoding DUF1404 domain-containing protein has translation MKGKTVFLGIFLTLLIVNPLFEKIYGKNAVLYMASHYALFALGMWIGLAMVSRKYWVGKLVVGSGLAVLAHIPLIFDVSAYSEPVRLILELGLVLGGFLVGSSFQAGGNMVGYTLLGGWMAGDTALSIAFLLGDSGYTFPSSPYPTWQIKDAGVFMFLLMNVVAFFIIMRIFIRFLEKGELYPESR, from the coding sequence ATGAAAGGAAAGACTGTTTTTTTGGGAATTTTCCTTACACTATTGATAGTTAACCCACTTTTTGAGAAAATATATGGAAAAAATGCCGTGCTCTACATGGCCTCCCATTACGCCCTGTTTGCCTTGGGAATGTGGATTGGCTTGGCTATGGTCTCGAGGAAATATTGGGTGGGTAAGCTAGTTGTGGGCTCCGGATTAGCGGTACTGGCTCACATACCCTTGATATTTGATGTTTCCGCATATAGTGAACCAGTGAGACTGATCCTGGAGCTAGGCTTGGTACTAGGAGGCTTCCTAGTTGGCTCCTCATTTCAGGCGGGAGGTAACATGGTAGGTTATACCTTGTTGGGAGGATGGATGGCTGGGGACACGGCCCTCTCAATCGCTTTCCTTCTTGGTGACAGCGGGTATACCTTCCCCTCCTCTCCCTATCCCACGTGGCAAATCAAGGATGCTGGGGTGTTCATGTTCCTTCTAATGAATGTTGTGGCTTTCTTCATTATCATGAGGATCTTTATAAGATTCCTTGAGAAGGGCGAGCTATACCCTGAGAGTAGATGA
- a CDS encoding DUF1404 domain-containing protein — MNKKMLALGLILAVVGLNPATEELEFHSATAYMLSHYAVVSSGFILGYLLLRNDWKFSVIGVVPVIFWHLPLPFSLGAGILEFRVLLDVSLLLGGFLLGSSIHALPQWSKISLFALYMLGDTVLSILLVIGSPEYSNKVYPFSPYSPESLPLAGIFMIVAMNVILATVIYLAFRSVLRGL; from the coding sequence ATGAACAAGAAGATGCTCGCATTGGGTCTAATACTTGCCGTCGTAGGGTTGAACCCCGCGACCGAGGAACTCGAATTTCACTCGGCAACTGCATATATGTTATCGCATTACGCCGTTGTTTCCTCAGGCTTCATACTGGGATACCTTCTCTTAAGGAACGACTGGAAATTTTCTGTTATTGGAGTGGTCCCCGTGATATTCTGGCACTTACCCTTACCCTTCTCCCTGGGGGCGGGAATCCTTGAGTTTAGGGTCCTTCTAGACGTTTCACTACTCTTAGGTGGTTTCCTCTTGGGCTCGTCCATACACGCCCTTCCACAGTGGAGTAAGATTAGCCTCTTCGCCCTTTACATGTTGGGAGATACTGTGCTTAGTATTCTTCTAGTCATTGGAAGCCCCGAGTACAGCAATAAGGTTTATCCTTTCTCCCCTTATTCTCCTGAGTCTCTCCCCTTAGCTGGGATTTTCATGATAGTGGCGATGAACGTAATATTAGCCACCGTGATATATCTTGCCTTTAGAAGTGTGTTAAGAGGACTATGA
- a CDS encoding DUF5658 family protein produces MIQRILLPLLGGLGLIDILTTYVGVQAGYTEQNALLHLLQGNPLTLLLVMTLLKVVAIVGSAFLVRRSVILPALVLVGLFAIADLSNMLTLL; encoded by the coding sequence ATGATTCAGAGAATACTGCTTCCATTACTTGGCGGTCTAGGACTAATTGATATTCTTACTACCTATGTGGGCGTTCAGGCAGGATATACAGAACAGAACGCGTTACTTCACTTACTTCAAGGAAATCCGTTGACTCTGCTCCTAGTGATGACTCTACTAAAGGTTGTGGCGATTGTGGGCTCTGCTTTCCTGGTGAGAAGATCCGTGATTTTACCTGCGCTGGTTTTAGTTGGCTTGTTCGCAATAGCCGATTTATCCAATATGTTGACACTCCTCTAG
- a CDS encoding protein kinase domain-containing protein, whose amino-acid sequence MERPSFKAISMIYILFVVYLLIFFVMDSHISVQNLLVGLSIPLSCIPLALPRANLYVVPVYSITLFLPLFLYLSNLDLVVAILLVVSSLGVPLSAGDLRRLVVVPFMAFLVMFGITYSVAGIILVSSGAYSWFPVLAGVPLFISPVMKLVQSKWNVVPGIALVFISQFLESGLNFLGLSLTSFLSISSISVILWGVLAFLVSVSFLALGFKRSIPLIFLGLSALVYLLGPTQLAFLPLEAGSVSIVNREESKELEVRAEGNKIVVKFRPRGTKTTLLVDSLPQKFSCNNSECISTIFTRPGSHEVKLCFAGECISQNIVTTQHVASTPIKIESMVNGNKLNIVVKVTGKVNSLEVSVNGEPVKLQENGREFTGEYLIPAPGKYVVEATASIRNNTISVSREVEVKSLNLEINLKVDQRWPDLIITAETIVDGSKSPVDKIRIRVNDEDLSFNNPEAGVYTATVTSLEGKTYEVVVEAQKGEITRVERRKVTISPPLLSSWDPKIWIGRTIYGYDVESILGIGGTSYVLLGRRENKKYAIKIANVSPSSSSSSTRLGISTFSDLSKESSKLQEISERSNDIVKLYGVYADVNTIREILEGKSFLYLTNPPAIVMELMTGGTAEDLVKKEAVFLSSNWPSVVRIIFMSTARALSVVHRENYVHLDVKPRNIFFSEPPGNTGGEVLNNLVNGKTAVKLGDLGSARRRGERITEYTAEYCPVDQVEDMLLGRGARPDMDVFALGATIYRLINGTSLNPPEVVREMDGAVDAFLRRGDFRANLDRARRAYSAVHSSLRLSRFHEVEGLVKKMTDPDPTRRPSIQEVLNELNAIK is encoded by the coding sequence GTGGAGAGACCAAGCTTCAAGGCTATCTCAATGATCTATATTCTATTTGTCGTCTATCTGCTTATCTTCTTCGTCATGGATTCTCACATTTCCGTCCAAAACTTATTAGTTGGTCTCTCCATTCCACTTTCATGCATACCCCTTGCCCTCCCTAGAGCAAATCTTTACGTTGTTCCCGTGTATTCAATTACCCTTTTCCTCCCTCTGTTTCTTTATCTCTCAAACTTGGATTTGGTGGTTGCAATCCTACTAGTTGTTTCGTCGCTTGGAGTGCCCTTATCCGCTGGCGATCTAAGGAGATTAGTTGTAGTACCCTTCATGGCCTTCCTAGTCATGTTTGGTATTACCTATTCCGTTGCAGGAATTATTCTAGTTAGTTCAGGGGCATATTCATGGTTCCCTGTTCTAGCTGGGGTACCTCTCTTCATATCTCCTGTCATGAAACTGGTTCAAAGCAAGTGGAATGTTGTGCCGGGCATTGCGTTGGTGTTTATTTCACAGTTCCTAGAGAGTGGTCTTAATTTCTTGGGTTTGAGCCTTACAAGTTTCCTTTCAATATCCTCGATCTCGGTGATACTTTGGGGAGTTTTGGCCTTTCTCGTTTCAGTTTCTTTCCTGGCTCTGGGCTTCAAGAGATCAATTCCTCTGATATTCTTGGGGCTATCGGCATTAGTGTATCTTCTAGGTCCTACACAACTGGCATTTCTCCCCCTCGAGGCAGGATCAGTGAGCATAGTGAATAGAGAGGAAAGCAAGGAACTAGAGGTAAGGGCTGAGGGAAACAAGATAGTTGTGAAGTTTCGTCCAAGGGGCACGAAGACTACTCTCCTTGTGGACTCTCTTCCCCAGAAATTCTCGTGTAACAATTCGGAGTGCATCTCGACCATATTCACACGTCCTGGATCACATGAGGTGAAGCTCTGTTTCGCTGGTGAGTGTATCTCACAGAACATCGTTACCACTCAGCACGTAGCTTCAACGCCCATCAAAATAGAGAGTATGGTGAACGGTAATAAGTTGAATATAGTGGTGAAGGTTACTGGTAAGGTTAACTCGCTTGAGGTATCAGTTAATGGGGAGCCAGTGAAACTTCAGGAGAACGGGAGGGAATTCACTGGAGAGTACTTGATTCCAGCTCCAGGGAAATATGTAGTGGAGGCAACGGCAAGTATCAGAAATAACACCATTTCAGTGTCAAGGGAGGTTGAAGTCAAGTCCCTAAATCTAGAAATCAATCTTAAGGTTGATCAAAGATGGCCTGATTTGATTATTACAGCTGAAACTATTGTGGACGGTTCTAAATCCCCTGTAGATAAGATAAGGATAAGGGTAAATGACGAAGATCTCTCCTTCAATAACCCAGAGGCTGGAGTTTACACCGCGACGGTTACATCCCTAGAAGGGAAGACCTATGAGGTGGTAGTCGAGGCTCAAAAGGGCGAGATAACTAGGGTAGAGAGAAGGAAAGTGACCATATCTCCGCCTCTTCTCAGCTCCTGGGATCCCAAGATCTGGATAGGGAGGACTATCTACGGTTACGACGTGGAGAGCATTCTAGGCATTGGGGGAACCTCGTATGTGCTTCTAGGGAGGAGGGAGAACAAGAAGTATGCAATAAAGATAGCCAACGTTTCTCCTTCATCCTCAAGTTCCTCAACTAGGCTAGGAATCTCTACGTTCTCTGACCTCAGTAAGGAATCGTCAAAACTCCAGGAGATATCTGAGCGCTCCAATGACATCGTTAAACTGTATGGGGTCTACGCTGACGTTAATACCATCAGGGAGATCCTGGAGGGAAAGTCCTTCCTATACCTTACCAATCCCCCTGCTATAGTCATGGAGCTAATGACCGGCGGGACAGCGGAGGACCTAGTGAAGAAGGAGGCAGTGTTTCTCTCATCCAATTGGCCCTCCGTGGTAAGGATTATCTTCATGAGTACAGCGAGGGCACTCTCAGTGGTTCACAGGGAGAACTACGTTCACCTAGACGTTAAGCCCAGGAATATCTTTTTCAGTGAACCGCCAGGGAACACTGGTGGAGAAGTTCTGAACAATCTGGTTAACGGGAAGACTGCGGTAAAGCTTGGGGACCTGGGTTCTGCTAGGAGGAGAGGAGAGAGGATCACCGAATATACAGCCGAGTACTGCCCTGTGGATCAAGTTGAGGACATGTTATTGGGAAGAGGTGCCAGGCCAGACATGGACGTTTTCGCGCTTGGGGCAACAATTTACAGGTTAATAAACGGGACTTCACTTAATCCGCCAGAGGTGGTCAGGGAAATGGACGGAGCTGTAGACGCTTTTCTGAGGAGGGGTGACTTTAGGGCTAACCTAGATAGGGCGAGGAGGGCATATTCTGCAGTCCATTCTAGTTTAAGATTGAGCAGGTTCCATGAAGTCGAAGGTCTGGTGAAGAAAATGACGGATCCTGATCCGACAAGGAGACCCTCCATACAGGAGGTCCTTAACGAGTTAAATGCGATAAAGTGA
- a CDS encoding electron transfer flavoprotein subunit beta/FixA family protein: protein MSVVACFKVVPDDTSVRVIGGKVETNVPVKISTYDKNAIEEAVRLKEKLGWKAIGVTVGNTDRKSIRDALSMGLDEVVAISTGYLDVAGTAMALAETVRGISPKLVLMAETTTDSSTSALPPYLAQLLGYPLISYVRSLTIHDSTITAERSVGDVEVVEAPLPAVVSVTGEINTPRTPSVKQIMESAKKPVKQVNFSSQPLAELVEVQPFVTTRKKVIIEKPMAEAVDQLINYLKGEGVL, encoded by the coding sequence ATGTCAGTAGTCGCTTGTTTCAAAGTGGTACCAGACGATACGTCTGTTCGCGTTATAGGCGGGAAAGTCGAGACAAACGTTCCCGTCAAGATAAGCACCTACGATAAGAACGCTATTGAGGAGGCCGTTAGATTGAAGGAGAAGCTGGGATGGAAGGCCATAGGCGTTACCGTTGGTAATACTGACAGGAAGAGCATCAGGGATGCCCTCTCCATGGGATTAGACGAGGTTGTGGCAATATCCACAGGTTACCTAGACGTAGCAGGGACGGCCATGGCACTTGCCGAGACCGTGAGGGGAATATCACCCAAGCTTGTGTTAATGGCTGAAACCACTACTGACAGCAGTACTTCTGCGCTTCCCCCTTACCTAGCACAACTGTTGGGTTATCCTCTCATCTCCTATGTTAGATCTCTTACGATTCACGACTCAACGATCACGGCAGAGAGGAGTGTAGGTGACGTAGAGGTCGTGGAGGCGCCTCTCCCAGCCGTGGTGTCTGTGACCGGGGAAATTAACACACCTAGGACGCCCTCAGTGAAGCAAATAATGGAGTCGGCGAAAAAACCTGTGAAGCAGGTTAATTTCTCGTCTCAACCCTTAGCTGAGCTGGTTGAAGTTCAACCCTTCGTCACAACGAGGAAGAAGGTGATAATCGAGAAACCCATGGCTGAGGCCGTGGATCAGCTCATAAACTACCTGAAGGGGGAGGGAGTGCTATGA
- a CDS encoding electron transfer flavoprotein subunit alpha/FixB family protein produces the protein MRILVVSEDPDFFRSSSWIAQQLGGEILGIHPSESRYVDKLFIPTLEGAWELPLSEFAYTLKPDVVIAGGTKRDRTFAFSLAGKLKASVASDVMEAKFEGQSLLVKRPVYSGVGIATLRLKLPAVITVQKNTMEPNLLKGEVEKVTLPSSSVVLKERKPAQQSVSLDKAKIIVSVGRGMGSKENVKYAEELAKLLNGAVGGSRPVTAEMGWLPEDRQIGLSGNKVRPQLYIALGISGQPQHIAGIRDSKIIVAVNKDKNAPIAENCDYLVVGDAIEFCKVMIGRLSK, from the coding sequence ATGAGAATCCTAGTCGTTTCAGAGGACCCAGACTTCTTCAGATCCTCATCGTGGATCGCACAGCAACTTGGAGGTGAAATACTTGGGATCCATCCCTCGGAGAGCAGGTATGTGGACAAGTTGTTCATTCCAACCCTGGAGGGAGCGTGGGAACTACCCCTCTCCGAGTTTGCATACACCCTAAAGCCTGATGTAGTGATAGCTGGAGGTACCAAGAGGGATAGAACCTTCGCCTTCTCGCTTGCGGGTAAGCTCAAGGCCTCAGTCGCCTCAGATGTGATGGAGGCCAAGTTTGAGGGACAGTCCCTTCTGGTAAAGAGACCAGTTTACAGCGGTGTGGGAATAGCTACCCTCAGGCTCAAGTTGCCCGCAGTTATCACGGTTCAGAAGAACACGATGGAGCCTAACCTCCTCAAGGGAGAGGTAGAGAAGGTTACCTTGCCTAGCTCCAGTGTTGTCTTGAAGGAGAGGAAGCCCGCACAACAATCGGTTAGTCTTGACAAGGCCAAGATAATCGTGTCAGTGGGAAGGGGAATGGGATCCAAGGAGAACGTCAAGTATGCCGAGGAATTGGCCAAGTTGTTGAATGGCGCAGTGGGAGGTAGCAGGCCTGTGACTGCGGAGATGGGTTGGCTCCCTGAGGACAGGCAAATAGGCCTATCAGGGAACAAGGTTAGACCTCAGCTCTACATAGCCCTGGGAATTTCGGGTCAGCCTCAACATATAGCCGGGATCAGGGACTCGAAGATAATAGTGGCGGTCAACAAGGACAAGAATGCCCCGATTGCCGAGAACTGCGATTACCTAGTTGTGGGGGACGCAATAGAATTCTGTAAGGTAATGATCGGGAGGCTTTCAAAATGA
- a CDS encoding FAD-dependent oxidoreductase — protein sequence MSFDADVIVVGGGLAGLSAGITANREGLSTLILERGEYSGAKNVSGGRMYVHALKSLVNLEEAPLEKPIVRETYEITCGEKRLTFSFYDPNTRNSYSVLRAKFDPWLAKKAEEEGVLVMYETLVHDAVRENQGITVRTSRGDLRAKLVIEADGVTAGVSRYLGLRSLSPDSLMLGVKEVIKPDSVPEEGEARVLVGYLNGLLGGGFMYVNKDTLSIGATVKVNSLQKERVLARDIVEDLRTKLGVEGEILEYSAHLIPYYGYTKLPPLTAPNLLVTGDAAGFLINDGFVIRGMDLAIGSGIVAGRAAKKILDLGDPSNTKIYEDMLQESFVMKDLKTASRAFQLMNNERLFKVYPELFCRVLSRMFTVEGERKTLMTVFQEEVKRDGLTLTQVVRDLTKVM from the coding sequence ATGAGCTTTGATGCAGACGTTATAGTTGTGGGCGGAGGCCTCGCTGGCCTATCAGCTGGGATAACCGCGAACAGGGAAGGTCTGTCCACCCTAATCCTGGAAAGAGGTGAGTACTCTGGAGCAAAGAACGTTAGCGGGGGGAGGATGTATGTTCACGCACTTAAGAGCCTAGTTAACCTTGAGGAGGCTCCCCTTGAGAAGCCCATCGTTAGGGAGACGTACGAAATTACCTGCGGGGAGAAGAGACTCACCTTCTCTTTTTACGATCCGAACACAAGGAATAGCTACTCGGTGTTGAGAGCTAAGTTTGATCCATGGCTCGCAAAGAAGGCAGAGGAGGAGGGGGTTTTAGTTATGTATGAGACCTTGGTTCATGATGCAGTGAGGGAGAATCAGGGTATCACCGTGAGAACCAGCAGGGGAGATCTTAGGGCTAAGTTAGTGATTGAGGCAGATGGAGTGACCGCAGGCGTGTCTAGGTACCTAGGACTGAGGAGTCTCTCCCCCGACTCACTCATGCTGGGAGTAAAGGAAGTGATAAAGCCTGACAGCGTTCCTGAGGAGGGTGAGGCGAGGGTACTAGTGGGGTACCTGAACGGCCTACTTGGAGGTGGTTTCATGTACGTGAACAAGGACACTTTGTCGATAGGTGCCACAGTCAAGGTCAATTCCCTGCAGAAAGAGAGAGTCTTGGCCAGGGATATAGTGGAGGATCTAAGAACCAAACTGGGAGTTGAGGGTGAAATACTTGAGTATTCGGCTCACCTTATCCCCTACTATGGTTATACTAAGCTTCCCCCTCTTACCGCACCTAACCTGCTCGTTACAGGTGACGCGGCGGGTTTCCTGATTAATGACGGATTTGTCATAAGGGGAATGGATCTGGCCATTGGGTCAGGGATTGTGGCCGGAAGGGCTGCCAAAAAGATACTGGATCTAGGGGATCCCTCTAACACGAAAATTTATGAGGATATGCTCCAGGAATCCTTCGTGATGAAGGACCTTAAGACAGCCAGCAGGGCTTTTCAGCTCATGAATAACGAGAGGTTGTTCAAGGTTTACCCAGAACTGTTCTGCAGGGTCCTTTCAAGAATGTTCACAGTGGAGGGAGAGAGGAAGACTCTCATGACCGTCTTCCAAGAGGAAGTGAAGAGAGATGGTCTCACCCTGACGCAGGTAGTGAGGGACTTGACGAAGGTGATGTGA